Proteins from one Gossypium raimondii isolate GPD5lz chromosome 8, ASM2569854v1, whole genome shotgun sequence genomic window:
- the LOC105792107 gene encoding 21 kDa protein yields the protein MEGSSLRHWKVIPILLITLQFTTNMVLSLADAPFDKQRNIEYIKSSCSSTTYPRLCYRSLSIYANKIKTSPRLLVDTALNVTLKASKSTSRLMVKISTIHGLRPRVAAAMADCIEVIGDSVDELQQSIEELGHISRSNFALTMSDIQTWVSAALTDEDTCMDGFAGKSMNGNVKTMVRKRIVKIAHLTSNALALVNNYASTQSNLP from the coding sequence ATGGAAGGTTCATCTTTACGCCATTGGAAGGTAATCCCAATCCTGCTTATTACCCTTCAATTCACTACTAACATGGTCTTGAGCTTAGCTGATGCACCATTTGACAAACAAAGAAACATTGAGTACATCAAATCTTCATGCAGCTCCACAACTTATCCCAGACTGTGCTATCGCTCACTCTCAATCTATgcaaacaaaatcaaaactaGCCCCAGATTGTTAGTGGATACTGCCCTTAATGTTACCCTCAAGGCCAGCAAATCAACTTCAAGGTTGATGGTGAAGATCTCTACAATCCACGGTTTGAGGCCTAGGGTAGCTGCTGCCATGGCAGATTGCATTGAGGTGATCGGTGACTCTGTTGATGAGCTTCAACAGTCTATAGAGGAACTTGGTCACATTAGCCGCTCAAATTTTGCGCTTACAATGAGTGATATTCAAACTTGGGTTAGTGCAGCGCTGACAGATGAAGATACTTGCATGGATGGATTTGCAGGAAAGTCCATGAATGGAAATGTAAAGACTATGGTAAGGAAAAGGATTGTTAAAATTGCACATTTGACAAGCAATGCCCTGGCTCTTGTCAACAACTATGCCTCAACTCAAAGTAACTTACCTTAA